From the genome of Halictus rubicundus isolate RS-2024b chromosome 2, iyHalRubi1_principal, whole genome shotgun sequence, one region includes:
- the LOC143352164 gene encoding uncharacterized protein LOC143352164 → MDAVEINTSDSAQNEEESIVSTVEICRVCLLGNLVMRDLFLENEVSSLSTKAMSFTNVKMLPGDGLPTRVCCMCADKLESAYEFKLQVEQADTVLREKFVTMNMKEELFFNEVEVHLEVGERNEDIERIHIENHYQNAVETLETMSGEGKSSLLKDQLALLQVGKLADQEQTITEQHDSSVMEEVIVSEPILDECSNREEENDKAVDIMTKDEIILKHETAENCIKNISTVEHDYILQQECILTNDNQEKEGIGEQEEDQEEQQLISEESFSRDDCVQYVNMLVKAADVTRKEDGEEELPSEIEQPDEEGSRTNAKAEQDSQYQSEMRRSKRKLIRRNSDPVRDSDEENYFENLNLSSRLKKTEDSDKFERIFFMCYLCDKEFLSKNVLREHMHSHEEVRKVLSLRKSLEKPEKDVERCNLTKLPPSGKRSNKCPYCGKQYIYIISFSKHLKKHEKEKEEAKEESLPLEISFHEDEHSLDFEDFADKDNLNSECRKRVRRREGAAAAAAKSEKEERMVQQQMEEKEEEAVDEENLQTEGIGCEEKAKRREKETSSEGKERICNRNENGERKKREARVESSFACDQCLEKFSTRRGLRKHTILHAALRCSVCEEEFDSLEKLRNHRAKHVVEGVLSEQDLETGTEFSIDRDEDGCRVSVDKLKEEEQGNHEGRRRKETEGEREPEREREREREREREPQAQLSENAFKRNARNTEMHSEVEFSCKVCYQRYTRMDLLQRHMEQHERVKNYKCTECNKTFGSELTLRNHLIATNHKTFVRGQEYDPNKRIKRVAARAAQKIIDKIKTEDGLEDFEDEDEREEKIVERNSTEGHYGRNKRDIFSPKKHNCSKKELECTGCNKKCSSKQSLAKHMEQHVKEEKTVKLEREREREKEREREREREKERDKERQRQKQGSCGDKRERQRSCTNDAVESSELNKDDDYDSDFESGLDWPMDNHECVKCKKRYSTKKSLLRHQLLHEEPNFECDICNVKFYRKDKLKAHYDKCSEKNPDQVRKCNICGDSFENNEILREHRSKHVTEGILTEEDLRDIEPRPEEKKPGEKIGRKRRTDIVGLECTECNKQYTSRKGLLRHIQVHEGKKYLCDICPKKFYRREHLKIHVAKHNMIKPYKCTRCTKRFIKEEQLTNHLSKHDRTFKKNKETDSSKRFLCEICSKSFTQSTTLIAHLRAHNGIKPYVCEVCSRPFTTNAYLKMHMRTHTQERPYICQYCSRAFARADTLANHLTSHTGEAKYHCKYCPKNFRRLKSLKEHVFIHTGQRPYACPTCDRRFNNNGSRYAHSKRCKQNFAQNQNQNRGQTLTTQVQSTQNQQRVLHQQTALGQTQLLKAQNIKTITITRQPDVVAAQHVAQHQEIIMPLIFPLTVTVADISEEVILPEVTKLFTTT, encoded by the exons ATGGACGCGGTGGAAATAAATACGTCCGATTCGGCGCAAAATGAGGAGGAAAGCATCGTGTCGACGGTGGAGATATGTCGTGTTTGTCTTCTGGGTAATCTAGTGATGCGGGACTTGTTTCTAGAGAATGAGGTTTCTTCTCTATCGACGAAAGCGATGAGTTTTACAAACGTTAAG ATGTTACCCGGCGATGGATTGCCAACGCGCGTATGTTGCATGTGCGCGGATAAACTCGAATCCGCGTACGAATTCAAGCTACAGGTGGAACAAGCCGACACGGTTCTAAGGGAAAAGTTTGTTACCATGAATATGaaggaagaattattttttaacgaagtcgAAGTACACCTGGAGGTAGGAGAAAGAAACGAGGATATAGAACGGATCCACATAGAGAATCATTATCAAAACGCGGTAGAAACGTTGGAGACAATGTCTGGAGAAGGAAAGTCGTCCCTTCTGAAGGATCAGTTGGCTTTGTTGCAAGTGGGAAAGTTGGCTGATCAGGAACAGACGATAACCG AACAGCACGATAGTTCGGTGATGGAAGAAGTGATCGTGTCGGAACCGATATTGGATGAGTGTTCCAACAGAGAGGAAGAAAACGATAAGGCTGTGGACATTATGACCAAGGACGAAATAATCCTGAAACACGAGACCGCTGAAAATTGTATCAAGAATATTTCAACGGTAGAACACGATTACATATTGCAACAAGAATGCATACTGACGAACGATAATCAAGAAAAAGAAGGAATAGGGGAACAAGAGGAAGATCAAGAAGAGCAGCAGTTGATATCGGAAGAATCGTTTTCGCGCGACGATTGCGTACAGTATGTAAACATGTTGGTGAAAGCAGCCGACGTGACTCGTAAAGAAGACGGAGAAGAGGAATTACCGAGCGAAATCGAGCAACCCGATGAAGAGGGTTCGAGAACAAATGCAAAGGCGGAACAAGATTCTCAGTATCAAAGCGAGATGAGAAGAAGCAAACGCAAGCTAATCCGAAGAAACTCTGACCCCGTGCGAGATTCCGACGAGGagaattattttgaaaacttGAATCTCAGTTCGCGACTGAAGAAAACCGAGGACTCTGACAAATTCGAAAGAATCTTTTTCATGTGTTACCTTTGCGACAAAGAGTTTTTATCGAAAAACGTTTTGCGGGAGCATATGCATTCTCACGAGGAAGTCCGAAAGGTATTGTCGTTGCGAAAGTCCTTGGAAAAGCCAGAGAAGGACGTCGAAAGATGCAATCTCACGAAATTACCTCCATCTGGTAAAAGATCGAATAAATGCCCGTACTGCGGTaaacaatatatatacataatatcGTTCAGCAAACATTTGAAGAAGCACGAGAAAGAGAAGGAAGAGGCGAAAGAGGAATCGTTGCCGTTGGAAATTTCGTTTCACGAAGACGAGCACAGTTTGGACTTTGAGGATTTTGCGGATAAAGATAACTTGAATTCCGAGTGCAGAAAAAGAGTCAGGAGAAGAGAaggcgcggcggcggctgcaGCAAAATCGGAGAAAGAGGAAAGAATGGTACAGCAGCAGATGGAGGAAAAGGAGGAAGAAGCCGTAGACGAAGAAAACCTGCAGACCGAGGGAATCGGATGCGAGGAGAAAGCgaaacggagagagaaagagacaagcAGCGAAGGTAAAGAAAGGATCTGTAATCGAAACGAAAATGGGGAACGAAAGAAACGCGAAGCGCGCGTAGAATCGTCGTTCGCCTGCGACCAGTGTCTAGAAAAATTCTCTACTAGGCGAGGTTTGCGGAAACACACGATTTTGCATGCTGCTCTCAGATGTAGCGTGTGCGAAGAAGAGTTCGACTCGTTGGAGAAGCTGAGAAACCATCGTGCAAAGCATGTCGTTGAAGGTGTATTGTCCGAACAAGATCTGGAAACGGGTACAGAGTTTTCGATTGACAGGGACGAGGACGGCTGTCGGGTTAGCGTCGACAAACTGAAAGAAGAGGAACAAGGAAATCACGAAGGAAGAAGGCGGAAAGAAACGGAGGGGGAACGAGAACCAGAACGagaacgtgaacgtgaacgtgaacgagaacgagaacccCAGGCACAATTGTCGGAGAACGCGTTCAAGAGAAACGCAAG AAACACGGAGATGCATTCGGAGGTCGAGTTCAGTTGTAAGGTATGCTATCAGCGATACACGAGAATGGATTTGTTGCAGAGGCATATGGAGCAACACGAACGTGTGAAAAATTACAAATGTACAGAATGCAATAAAACGTTCGGTAGTGAACTGACTTTACGAAATCATCTTATAGCTACGAATCACAAAACTTTTGTTCGAGGACAGGAGTACGATCCAAACAAACGGATCAAACGAGTGGCTGCGAGAGCAGCTCagaaaataattgataaaatcAAGACGGAAGACGGCCTGGAAGATTTCGAGGACGAGGATGAACGGGAGGAGAAGATAGTCGAGCGGAACTCCACGGAGGGACATTACGGACGGAACAAGCGTGACATTTTCTCACCGAAGAAACACAATTGCTCGAAAAAGGAGCTGGAATGCACGGGTTGCAACAAAAAGTGTAGCTCGAAACAGTCGCTAGCGAAGCACATGGAACAACACGTGAAGGAGGAGAAAACTGTCAAGTtggagagggaaagggagagggagaaggagagagagagagaaagggagcgagagaaggagagggatAAAGAGAGGCAAAGACAAAAGCAGGGCAGCTGCGGGGACAAGAGAGAACGACAGAGGAGCTGCACGAACGATGCGGTTGAATCGAGCGAGCTCAACAAGGACGACGACTACGATTCGGATTTTGAAAGCGGGTTGGATTGGCCGATGGACAATCACGAATGCGTAAAGTGCAAAAAACGATACAGCACGAAGAAATCGTTGCTGCGCCATCAACTTTTGCACGAAGAACCAAACTTCGAATGCGACATTTGCAACGTGAAATTCTATCGTAAGGACAAGTTGAAAGCTCACTACGACAAATGCTCGGAAAAGAACCCTGACCAAGTGAGAAAGTGCAATATCTGCGGGGACAGTTTCGAAAATAACGAGATATTGCGAGAGCATAGATCGAAACACGTGACAGAAGGCATTCTGACCGAGGAGGACCTGAGGGATATCGAGCCGCGGCCGGAAGAGAAGAAGCCAGGAGAGAAGATCGGTAGAAAAAGAAGGACCGATATAGTGGGATTGGAGTGTACCGAATGCAACAAACAGTACACCTCTAGGAAAGGGCTACTGCGTCACATTCAGGTTCACGAAGGGAAAAAGTACCTTTGCGACATATGTCCGAAAAAGTTCTACAGAAGAGAACATTTGAAGATCCACGTGGCCAAGCACAACATGATCAAACCTTACAAGTGTACGCGCTGTACGAAACGTTTCATCAAAGAAGAACAACTGACCAATCATTTGTCGAAGCACGACCGAACTTTTAAGAAGAACAAAGAAACCGACAGCTCTAAGAGATTTCTTTGCGAGATTTGCTCGAAAAGTTTCACCCAATCGACGACGTTGATCGCGCATCTCAGGGCTCACAACGGCATTAAACCGTACGTTTGCGAGGTCTGTTCTCGACCGTTCACTACAAACGCCTATCTAAAGATGCACATGAGGACGCACACCCAAGAACGGCCGTACATTTGTCAGTACTGTTCGCGCGCTTTCGCCAGAGCCGACACGCTCGCGAATCACTTGACATCGCACACCGGCGAGGCCAAGTATCATTGCAAGTATTGCCCGAAAAACTTCCGCCGCCTGAAATCCCTGAAGGAGCACGTTTTCATTCACACGGGTCAGAGACCGTACGCTTGCCCGACTTGCGACCGCCGTTTCAACAACAACGGAAGTCGCTACGCCCATAGCAAGAGATGCAAACAAAATTTTGctcagaatcagaatcagaatcgtGGTCAAACGTTGACGACGCAAGTACAATCTACCCAGAATCAGCAAAGAGTATTGCATCAGCAAACCGCTCTTGGACAGACGCAACTGCTGAAAGCGCAGAACATTAAAACCATTACGATCACTAGACAACCAGATGTCGTTGCTGCCCAACACGTCGCGCAGCATCAAGAAATAATAATGCCCCTGATCTTTCCTTTAACCGTCACAGTCGCCGATATCAGCGAAGAAGTTATATTACCGGAAGTAACCAAATTGTTTACGACCACTTAA